ATTCTTTTTAAATCTTTGTAATCATTTAATCTGTGGCAAAAAAACCTGAAACAAAACAAACTTGAAACAAAAAACATCATGTTACATAAAAGCAAAATACCTAATTTAAAAGTAATCGCATTTGATGCCGATGATACTTTGTTTGTAAACGAACCTTACTTTCAGGAAACTGAACATAAATTTTGTGCTTTGATGGAAGATTATCTTTCGCATCAGGGAATTTCACAAGAATTATTCAAGATCGAAATCGAGAATTTACCTTTGTACGGTTACGGAATCAAAGGATATATTCTTTCGATGATTGAAGCTGCGATGAATATTTCAAACAATACAATTCCGATTGAAGTTATTGAGAAAATCATTCAATACGGAAAAGAATTACTAGAAAAACCAATCGAACTTCTGGACGGAATCGAAGAAACTTTGCAGTCTTTGCATGGAAAATACAAATTGGTCGTTGCCACAAAAGGCGATCTAAAAGACCAACA
This genomic window from Flavobacterium sp. 9 contains:
- a CDS encoding HAD family hydrolase, with amino-acid sequence MLHKSKIPNLKVIAFDADDTLFVNEPYFQETEHKFCALMEDYLSHQGISQELFKIEIENLPLYGYGIKGYILSMIEAAMNISNNTIPIEVIEKIIQYGKELLEKPIELLDGIEETLQSLHGKYKLVVATKGDLKDQHSKLHRSGLGHYFHHIEVMSDKQEIDYQKLLGRLDIQPHEFLMIGNSLKSDVLPVLEIGGYAVHIPFHTTWEHEKISHKVEHEHFSSFEKITEIVHNLL